One window from the genome of Ananas comosus cultivar F153 linkage group 13, ASM154086v1, whole genome shotgun sequence encodes:
- the LOC109719700 gene encoding hydroxyphenylpyruvate reductase, whose translation MESLGVLMTFPMNHYLEEELERRCKLFRLWEAPPERRAEFLRSNAPSIRALVGNANVGADADTIDALPKLEIVASFSVGLDKVDVARCRERGIRVTNTPDVLTDDVADLAIWLAIAVLRRLCEADRYVRSGAWTTMGDFKLTNKFSGKRVGILGLGRIGLAIAKRAEAFDCPISYYSRSEKPYPNYKYYPSVIDLASHCDVLVVACPLTEETHHIINRQVIDALGPNGVLINIGRGPHVDESELIAALLEGRLGGAGLDVFEKEPYVPEELFSLENVVVVPHVASATWETRKAMADLVLGNLEAHVTNKPLLTPIV comes from the exons atggagTCCCTCGGCGTCCTCATGACCTTCCCGATGAACCACTACCTCGAGGAGGAGCTCGAGCGGCGGTGCAAGCTCTTCCGGCTGTGGGAGGCGCCCCCGGAGAGGCGCGCCGAGTTCCTCCGCTCGAACGCCCCCTCCATCCGCGCGCTGGTGGGGAACGCCAACGTtggcgccgacgccgacaccatTGACGCGCTCCCCAAGCTGGAGATCGTCGCCTCCTTCAGCGTCGGCCTCGACAAGGTCGACGTCGCCAGGTGCCGCGAGCGCGGGATCCGCGTCACCAACACCCCCGACGTCCTTACCGACGACGTCGCCGACCTCGCCATCTGGCTTGCCATTGCTGTCCTACGCCGGCTCTGCGAGGCCGAtcggtacgttcgtagcggggCGTGGACGACAATGGGGGATTTCAAGCTCACTAACAAG TTCAGTGGCAAAAGAGTTGGCATTCTTGGGCTTGGCAGGATTGGCTTAGCCATTGCCAAGCGCGCCGAAGCATTTGACTGTCCCATCAGCTACTACTCAAGATCAGAAAAACCTTACCCAAACTACAAATACTACCCAAGTGTTATTGACCTGGCATCACACTGTGACGTGCTGGTGGTTGCGTGTCCGCTGACGGAGGAGACCCATCATATCATCAACCGCCAGGTCATTGATGCCCTAGGCCCGAATGGGGTGCTCATAAACATCGGCCGCGGGCCGCATGTAGACGAGTCTGAGCTCATTGCTGCCCTACTCGAGGGTCGACTAGGGGGGGCTGGTCTAGATGTGTTTGAGAAGGAGCCGTACGTGCCGGAGGAGCTGTTTAGTTTGGAAAACGTTGTGGTTGTGCCGCATGTGGCAAGTGCGACATGGGAGACCCGCAAAGCAATGGCGGACCTGGTTCTTGGAAACCTAGAGGCACACGTGACGAACAAGCCGCTGTTGACTCCTATAGTGTGA